The following coding sequences are from one Rhineura floridana isolate rRhiFlo1 chromosome 2, rRhiFlo1.hap2, whole genome shotgun sequence window:
- the FBXO34 gene encoding F-box only protein 34, translating into MMKSSCRAGLHRELLNSTSSTLHPVKRIPGMHLKPYLKLQKKERSLEISLDPPRSPPMSQPRLAEEEDPTRPQPSLFLSPPPRKPLGSPSPNTTCSTNGSKSRTEGPSAKERRAALPATIHQGDDGEGPLDIWAVVKPGNTKEKIAFFVAHQCNDNYRVSSVKNKNSWDIDGRATKRRKKSLDIKKAKIHLERMKEASGRCYQPEPFACGIEHCSVHNVNDSGDGGFPGRPLSVVEMVAYLEQRASILLAGCTKNCPSASAVIKVPGQPKAAPAAAAAAGAFPTLGAFEAHSEKAVCVGSGSSSGSDGEQPAEPVRVLDMVAKLESECLRRQSEREAGSLSRNNSFRRNVGRMLLASGMPPENEASKVSSGVLNQEEGGKEDDSNGWRSKHRSSEENHSWDGLSVGQSSSFADALEGNNGLQLDWGGSGSPCGSWQDSEKMTKPPIPSPCPEAAHTSSHSLHNKNATVDCTPKQPVTLPNLNSHVRRRESLNISISVTKTDASCRTTQPSNTSFGEDSLPGRLFLLLSPQRRLRSGEAPTEECQADPRGKESSPGDEPSCTTSLLSGEPPESPSESALQVLGSSCLKRQRSHDFLETRFKIQQLLEPQQYLLFLPHHIIVKIFGLLPTRGLVALKCTCGYFKFIIEYYNIRPADSRWVRDPRYREDPCKQCKKKYSKGDVSFCRWHPKPYCQALPYGPGYWMCCHRSQKSVPGCKLGLHDNHWVPACHSFNRALHKKSRETEEDC; encoded by the exons ATGATGAAGAGTTCCTGCCGAGCGGGCCTCCACCGGGAACTGCTGAATTCCACATCCTCCACATTACACCCGGTCAAACG AATACCTGGCATGCACTTAAAGCCGTATCTTAAGTTACAGAAAAAAGAGCGGTCTCTTGAAATAAGCCTGGACCCTCCCCGAAGCCCACCCATGAGCCAGCCAAGGTTGGCGGAAGAGGAGGACCCTACCAGACCCCAGCCAAGTCTCTTTCTAAGCCCCCCTCCTCGGAAGCCATTGGGGAGCCCCTCCCCCAACACGACCTGCAGCACGAACGGCAGCAAGAGCCGCACAGAAGGACCGAGCGCTAAGGAGAGAAGAGCTGCCCTGCCGGCCACCATCCACCAGGGGGACGATGGAGAAGGACCGCTGGATATCTGGGCAGTCGTGAAGCCAGGGAACACCAAGGAGAAGATTGCCTTCTTTGTAGCCCATCAGTGCAACGACAACTACAGGGTATCCTCCGTGAAGAACAAAAACAGCTGGGACATAGATGGGAGGGCGACGAAACGCCGGAAAAAGTCGCTGGATATCAAAAAGGCGAAGATCCACTTGGAAAGGATGAAAGAGGCCAGCGGAAGGTGTTACCAGCCGGAGCCGTTTGCCTGCGGCATTGAGCACTGCTCTGTGCATAATGTGAATGACAGTGGGGATGGGGGGTTCCCCGGACGGCCCTTGTCAGTTGTTGAGATGGTTGCTTATCTGGAACAAAGAGCAAGCATTTTGCTGGCCGGCTGCACTAAAAACTGCCCCAGTGCATCCGCTGTGATCAAGGTTCCCGGGCAACCCAAAGCTGcccctgctgccgctgctgctgctggagcctTCCCCACCTTGGGAGCCTTCGAAGCTCACTCTGAAAAGGCAGTCTGCGTGGGGAGCGGTAGCAGCAGCGGTAGCGATGGAGAGCAGCCGGCTGAGCCAGTGCGCGTGTTGGACATGGTAGCAAAGCTGGAATCGGAGTGCCTCCGGCGCCAGAGTGAACGCGAAGCGGGGTCCCTGTCGAGGAACAACAGCTTCCGGAGGAATGTGGGGCGGATGCTGCTGGCGAGTGGGATGCCACCTGAGAATGAAGCCAGCAAGGTGTCCTCTGGGGTTCTCAACCAGGAAGAAGGTGGCAAGGAGGACGACAGTAATGGATGGAGATCAAAGCACCGTTCTTCAGAGGAAAATCATTCATGGGACGGTCTATCGGTTGGCCAGTCCTCTTCATTTGCAGATGCTCTTGAGGGCAACAACGGTCTTCAGCTTGACTGGGGAGGCTCAGGCTCACCTTGTGGCAGCTGGCAGGATTCCGAAAAGATGACCAAACCACCTATCCCCTCTCCGTGTCCGGAAGCTGCTCACACATCCTCACATTCCTTGCACAACAAAAATGCGACTGTTGATTGTACACCGAAACAGCCAGTAACTCTTCCTAACCTGAATTCACACGTAAGAAGGAGAGAGTCCTTAAACATTAGCATCTCTGTCACCAAGACGGATGCAAGTTGCAGAACCACCCAGCCTTCTAACACCAGCTTTGGCGAAGATTCCCTGCCAGGAAGGCTCTTCTTGCTTTTATCTCCCCAAAGGCGCCTGCGGTCAGGGGAGGCTCCCACAGAAGAATGCCAAGCAGATCCTCGGGGGAAGGAATCCTCCCCTGGTGACGAACCTTCGTGCACGACAAGCCTCCTTTCTGGGGAGCCCCCAGAGTCACCCTCAGAAAGTGCTCTGCAGGTCCTTGGCTCTTCCTGTTTAAAGAGGCAGAGGTCTCATGACTTTTTGGAGACCCGCTTTAAGATCCAGCAGCTCCTGGAGCCCCAGCAGTACCTACTCTTCCTGCCCCACCACATCATCGTGAAGATATTTGGCTTGCTCCCCACCAGGGGTCTGGTGGCCCTCAAATGCACGTGTGGATATTTCAAATTTATCATCGAGTACTACAACATCAGGCCAGCAGACTCCCGCTGGGTCCGCGACCCTCGCTACCGGGAAGACCCTTGCAAGCAGTGTAAAAAGAAGTACAGCAAGGGGGACGTCTCGTTCTGCCGCTGGCACCCCAAGCCCTATTGCCAAGCCCTGCCGTACGGCCCTGGGTACTGGATGTGCTGTCACCGATCCCAGAAGAGCGTCCCCGGTTGCAAACTCGGCCTTCACGACAACCACTGGGTCCCTGCCTGCCACAGCTTTAACCGTGCTCTTCACAAGAAATCCAGGGAAACTGAGGAGGACTGTTAA